The Oncorhynchus kisutch isolate 150728-3 linkage group LG20, Okis_V2, whole genome shotgun sequence genome has a segment encoding these proteins:
- the LOC116355505 gene encoding V-set and immunoglobulin domain-containing protein 1-like, translating to MFLHWCLLSIGFSLSTSTTATEAILWVKTGGKFTIKCSTTLKDQEGMYLYVGLDRDREVLYYHQRDSKLSPRKGYWDRVKTEGPVDQLTITVSNLTIEDTGVYWCVYTNVNKSTFNNLIIQGKGSTLVVVNGSDSVVVWAQ from the exons ATGTTCCTGCACTGGTGTCTGCTGTCGATCGGTTTCTCTCTCAGCACATCAACCACAGCAACAG AAGCCATTCTCTGGGTGAAGACAGGGGGGAAGTTTACCATAAAGTGCTCCACCACTCTAAAAGACCAGGAAGGAATGTACCTGTATGTTGGgctggacagggacagggaggtgTTGTATTACCACCAGCGTGACTCCAAGCTGTCCCCCAGGAAAGGCTACTGGGACAGAGTGAAGACTGAGGGACCTGTGGACCAACTGACCATCACCGTCAGTAACCTGACCATAGAGGACACAGGAGTCTACTGGTGTGTTTACACAAATGTCAACAAATCCACGTTCAATAATTTGATCATCCAAGGCAAAGGCTCCACTCTGGTGGTGGTGaatggctcagacagtgtagtagtgtgggcacAATAG